The genomic DNA CGCCGTTCTGGATGAAAGACACGCTCATCCCCCTCTCGGTCGCCTTCTACGGCCCCGACGGCCGGATCGTCGACATCCAGGACATGGAACCGTGCCCGAAGGACTCCTGTCCGCTGTACCGATCATCGCAGCCGTTCGTGGGAGCGATCGAGGCGAACCAGGGATACTTCCTCCTTCATGGAATCAGCGTCGGAGATGGGGTCCGGGTTCGAATCCCCACCTGCTCCTG from Actinomycetota bacterium includes the following:
- a CDS encoding DUF192 domain-containing protein → MRRGSLPQNRGMLFQFPGSVDTPFWMKDTLIPLSVAFYGPDGRIVDIQDMEPCPKDSCPLYRSSQPFVGAIEANQGYFLLHGISVGDGVRVRIPTCS